Proteins found in one Gemmatimonadota bacterium genomic segment:
- a CDS encoding peptide transporter — MSDSTRDEQQARTGSTEARDQDANSASADDRWQIVPDSLPYEDGFSGRIIWAAFFVGLVMLPGAIYLELVTGKSFAGAAEWVTIIMFIEIGKRLFIKLKPQEAIILYWLAAGLAATGLGASGMAAGSSVHGAPFAKMIWFQYLIQSPQADGLAQLLPQWVAPPRGSDSLITRTLFSMEWLEPILLAVLVSILGLVNALSLGYVLFRITADTERLPFPLAPVQAAGATALAESSAGEETWRWRLFTVGAMIGLGWGILYVVVPTVSGVVLTKGVEVFPIPFADFTPRVRDVLPASPIGIGTDMATLLVGFILPFWIVVGTFISSFVVTFIANPVLYHFGLLHSWAPGMSTIPTSINNTIDFWLSFSSIGTSLVIGLIGLVAFAHALRRDPEGASGVQGPRRPPPERGDFRLPIPIALWAISTLCFILLVYYLEPTFPVWISLVFGFLWTPFFSYIGARMIGLTGSPYGSSFPYAREGSFYLSGYKGVAIWFAPVPLFDHSGVVATFRQLELTRTRFPSLVKLYILSLLLLIVFSFLFYALIWKLAPIPSAAYPFVEKMWPLQATMETIWIKSTLPGGSDVIGQLIKWEYIGAGMGFAVALYGVLSVLKAPPLLFYGLIAGLGTGAWIHYTLPTFIGAMLGRFYFGKRYGEKRWRAYAPVILAGYGCGLGLIGMAAVSLVLIAKSTSQILF; from the coding sequence ATGAGCGATAGCACCAGGGATGAACAGCAGGCCCGGACGGGGTCGACCGAAGCCCGGGATCAGGACGCAAATTCTGCCTCCGCAGATGACCGGTGGCAGATCGTGCCGGACAGCCTGCCATACGAGGATGGGTTCAGCGGCCGGATCATCTGGGCCGCATTCTTCGTCGGGCTGGTCATGCTCCCGGGGGCGATCTACCTGGAACTGGTGACCGGAAAGAGTTTCGCGGGCGCCGCGGAATGGGTCACCATCATCATGTTCATCGAGATCGGGAAGCGCCTGTTCATCAAGCTGAAGCCCCAGGAAGCCATCATCCTCTACTGGCTCGCCGCCGGTCTGGCGGCGACGGGCCTGGGTGCCAGCGGAATGGCGGCCGGATCGTCGGTGCACGGCGCGCCTTTCGCCAAGATGATCTGGTTCCAGTACCTGATCCAGTCCCCTCAGGCGGACGGTCTGGCCCAGCTTCTCCCCCAGTGGGTAGCGCCGCCCCGGGGTTCCGATTCGCTGATCACCCGGACCCTCTTCTCCATGGAGTGGCTGGAACCCATTCTCCTGGCCGTCCTCGTGTCCATCCTCGGCCTCGTCAACGCCCTGTCTCTGGGATACGTGCTCTTCCGCATTACGGCCGACACCGAGCGCCTGCCCTTTCCGCTGGCGCCTGTACAGGCGGCCGGCGCCACCGCGCTGGCGGAATCGTCGGCGGGCGAGGAGACCTGGCGGTGGCGCCTGTTTACCGTCGGTGCCATGATCGGCCTGGGCTGGGGCATACTCTACGTTGTCGTCCCGACGGTATCCGGCGTCGTGCTGACCAAGGGCGTCGAGGTCTTCCCCATTCCCTTCGCGGACTTCACGCCGCGGGTCCGGGACGTGCTCCCCGCGTCGCCCATCGGCATCGGCACGGACATGGCCACGCTCCTGGTGGGCTTCATCCTGCCCTTCTGGATCGTGGTCGGCACCTTCATCAGTTCCTTCGTCGTCACCTTCATCGCCAATCCGGTCCTCTACCACTTCGGGCTGTTGCACAGCTGGGCGCCGGGAATGAGCACCATCCCGACCTCCATCAACAATACCATCGATTTCTGGCTCAGTTTTTCCTCCATCGGCACTTCGCTGGTCATCGGTCTGATCGGCCTGGTCGCCTTCGCCCACGCACTGAGGAGAGACCCGGAAGGCGCATCCGGAGTCCAGGGACCTCGCAGGCCGCCGCCGGAGCGGGGCGATTTCAGGCTGCCCATTCCCATCGCGCTCTGGGCGATTTCTACCCTGTGCTTCATTCTTCTGGTCTACTATCTCGAACCCACGTTCCCGGTATGGATCTCCCTGGTATTCGGGTTCCTGTGGACGCCATTCTTCTCCTACATCGGCGCGCGCATGATCGGCCTCACGGGCTCGCCCTACGGATCGTCCTTCCCCTACGCGAGAGAAGGGTCCTTCTACCTGTCGGGATACAAGGGCGTGGCCATCTGGTTCGCGCCGGTTCCGCTCTTCGACCACAGCGGCGTCGTGGCCACCTTCCGGCAATTGGAACTCACCAGAACGCGATTTCCAAGCCTGGTCAAACTGTATATATTGAGCCTGTTGCTGCTCATCGTATTCAGTTTCCTGTTCTATGCCCTGATCTGGAAACTGGCGCCCATACCGTCTGCGGCCTATCCTTTCGTCGAAAAGATGTGGCCGTTGCAGGCGACGATGGAAACGATCTGGATCAAGTCGACCCTTCCGGGTGGATCGGATGTGATCGGGCAACTTATAAAGTGGGAGTACATCGGTGCCGGGATGGGGTTCGCGGTAGCGCTGTACGGCGTCCTTAGCGTGCTCAAGGCACCGCCGCTGCTGTTTTACGGGCTGATTGCCGGACTGGGCACCGGCGCGTGGATTCACTACACGCTGCCCACGTTCATCGGCGCCATGCTGGGCCGGTTCTATTTCGGAAAGCGATACGGCGAGAAACGGTGGCGCGCCTATGCGCCCGTCATCCTGGCCGGTTACGGGTGCGGCCTGGGCCTGATCGGCATGGCGGCCGTCTCCCTGGTGCTGATCGCCAAGTCCACGTCCCAGATCCTGTTCTGA
- a CDS encoding amidohydrolase/deacetylase family metallohydrolase, whose translation MYDLIIKGGHVIDPENGINESRDVAVDGGLIAAMEHDIPAEQGRKVARVHGHYVTPGLIDIHMHAYGGYRGWVFPDAHVLPNGVTTVLDTGGAGWKKFEDFKDTVIAESITRVLALINIVGAGMEGAVEQDVSEMDPVPCADMIGKYPEHVVGSKTAHFNGPGWEAVDGAVEAARRSGTIAMIDFAPKPNRSYRDLLLKKLSPGDIHTHLYAQHIPLLDEHGRVNDYVREARDKGILFDLGHGGGSFWFRIAVPAIEQGFLPDTISTDYHKYSALLPNASMNTTMSKCLNMGMTLEDVVMRSTRNAARVIRRPELGTLSIGAEADIAVLELEYGEFGFVDSGHARMRGDRRLRCLLTVRGGEVVWDLNGLTRPDWDKSGNYIRAE comes from the coding sequence ATGTACGACCTGATCATCAAGGGCGGCCACGTCATCGACCCGGAGAACGGCATCAACGAGAGCCGGGACGTGGCCGTCGACGGCGGGCTGATCGCGGCGATGGAACACGATATCCCCGCAGAGCAGGGCCGGAAGGTCGCCCGCGTCCACGGCCATTACGTCACGCCCGGTCTGATCGACATCCACATGCACGCCTACGGCGGTTATCGGGGCTGGGTGTTTCCCGACGCCCACGTGCTCCCCAACGGGGTGACCACGGTGCTCGACACCGGAGGCGCGGGATGGAAGAAGTTCGAGGACTTCAAGGACACGGTCATCGCCGAGTCCATAACCCGGGTCCTGGCGCTCATCAACATCGTGGGCGCCGGCATGGAAGGCGCGGTGGAACAGGACGTGTCGGAGATGGACCCCGTGCCCTGCGCGGACATGATCGGCAAGTACCCGGAACACGTCGTCGGATCCAAGACCGCCCATTTCAACGGACCGGGCTGGGAAGCGGTCGACGGCGCGGTCGAGGCGGCCCGGCGGAGCGGTACCATCGCCATGATAGATTTCGCCCCGAAGCCGAACCGCAGCTACCGTGACCTGCTGCTGAAGAAGCTGAGTCCGGGCGACATTCACACCCACCTGTACGCGCAGCACATCCCCCTGCTGGACGAGCACGGCCGGGTGAACGACTACGTACGGGAGGCACGGGACAAGGGCATCCTGTTCGACCTGGGCCACGGCGGCGGCAGCTTCTGGTTCCGCATCGCCGTGCCGGCCATCGAGCAGGGGTTCCTGCCGGATACCATCAGCACGGACTACCACAAGTACAGCGCGCTGCTGCCCAACGCGAGCATGAACACCACCATGTCGAAATGCCTGAACATGGGCATGACCCTGGAGGACGTGGTCATGCGCTCCACGCGAAATGCCGCCCGCGTCATCCGGCGTCCCGAACTGGGCACGCTGAGCATCGGCGCGGAGGCGGACATCGCCGTGCTGGAGCTGGAATACGGTGAATTCGGTTTCGTCGACTCTGGCCACGCCCGCATGCGCGGCGACCGGCGGCTCAGGTGCCTGCTGACCGTCCGAGGCGGAGAGGTGGTCTGGGACCTGAACGGCCTGACACGGCCGGACTGGGACAAGTCGGGAAACTATATAAGAGCCGAGTGA
- a CDS encoding dehydrogenase, translated as MPNDFRVALVADLLGPGGGVVFDDFGVDLLDDAGVFHTYLEEDRWPVTPDQLASFDAVISMGQPYTRDTFAGVERLALIARTGVGYDMIDMNAATEADIMVTITPEATRKPVASATMALMLGLCHRVTIKDAIVRNDDWGTRFDHMGCEIRDRVVGLIGMGMIGREVVRMLAPFEPSEILVSDPAVTGEEAARLGVTLVDLETLLKRSTFVTIHCPLNEHTRYLIGSRELRMMRPDAFLINTARGAIVDQKALEQALREGWIAGAAIDVFEQEPPAADDPLLSLPNVILAPHASCWTHELFRDIGHDCMKAALAVSRGEEPSYVVNREVLDRPGLQRKLEKFRS; from the coding sequence ATGCCAAATGATTTCCGCGTAGCCCTGGTCGCCGATCTGCTGGGTCCAGGCGGCGGGGTCGTGTTCGACGATTTCGGCGTCGATCTGCTGGATGATGCCGGCGTCTTTCACACTTACCTCGAAGAGGACCGGTGGCCCGTCACCCCGGATCAGCTCGCTTCATTCGACGCCGTCATCTCCATGGGTCAGCCCTACACGCGGGACACCTTCGCGGGTGTCGAGCGTCTCGCGCTCATCGCCCGGACGGGCGTGGGCTACGACATGATCGATATGAACGCCGCTACGGAGGCGGACATCATGGTTACCATCACGCCTGAGGCCACCCGCAAGCCGGTGGCCAGCGCCACGATGGCCCTGATGCTCGGGCTATGCCACCGGGTGACGATCAAGGACGCCATCGTACGGAACGACGACTGGGGTACCCGGTTTGATCACATGGGATGCGAAATCCGGGACCGCGTGGTCGGCCTGATCGGCATGGGCATGATCGGCCGCGAGGTGGTGCGCATGCTGGCGCCCTTCGAGCCATCGGAGATCCTCGTCTCCGACCCCGCTGTGACCGGGGAGGAGGCCGCCCGGCTCGGAGTAACACTGGTGGACCTGGAGACGCTGCTGAAACGCAGCACGTTCGTCACCATCCACTGTCCGTTGAACGAACACACCCGCTATCTCATCGGTTCGCGCGAGCTGCGCATGATGCGGCCGGACGCCTTCCTGATCAACACCGCGCGCGGCGCCATCGTCGATCAGAAAGCACTGGAGCAGGCTTTGCGGGAAGGCTGGATAGCGGGTGCGGCTATAGACGTTTTCGAGCAGGAACCGCCCGCTGCCGACGATCCCCTGCTGTCCCTTCCGAACGTAATCCTGGCGCCCCACGCGTCGTGCTGGACCCACGAACTGTTCCGCGATATCGGGCACGACTGTATGAAGGCGGCCCTGGCCGTCTCCAGGGGGGAAGAGCCTTCCTATGTAGTCAACAGGGAAGTTCTCGACCGGCCCGGACTCCAAAGGAAACTCGAGAAGTTCCGATCCTGA